A genomic window from Arthrobacter globiformis includes:
- a CDS encoding alpha/beta hydrolase family protein codes for MSRSEKVSFEGTTGELLSGILDVPDGPVKGWGVFSHGFTLGKDSPAASRMCKALADNGIGMLRFDNVGLGGSAGQWSAGSFSHKVADTVRAAEYMRAEGRPVSLLVGHSFGGAAVLAAASEIPELDAVATVGAPFSPKHVAHVFDAALDKILSEGSAEVDLGGKRVEIRRHFVEDLENADLTDCIRRLHKPLMVLHSPTDNTVGIENASTIFQTARHPRNFVSLEGSDHLLTGKGQAARAAKIIAAWADQYLDAGH; via the coding sequence ATGTCCCGCTCCGAAAAAGTCTCGTTCGAAGGCACCACCGGCGAACTGCTGTCCGGCATCCTCGACGTGCCGGACGGCCCCGTGAAGGGTTGGGGCGTCTTTTCGCACGGCTTCACGCTGGGCAAGGACAGCCCCGCGGCGTCCCGGATGTGCAAGGCGCTGGCCGACAACGGGATCGGCATGCTGCGCTTCGACAACGTGGGCCTCGGCGGCTCCGCAGGGCAGTGGTCCGCTGGATCATTCAGTCACAAGGTGGCGGACACCGTCCGCGCGGCGGAGTACATGCGGGCCGAGGGCCGCCCGGTTTCCCTGCTGGTGGGGCATTCCTTCGGCGGCGCCGCCGTACTCGCGGCCGCGTCTGAAATCCCGGAACTCGATGCGGTCGCCACGGTCGGGGCGCCCTTCTCCCCCAAACATGTTGCGCACGTCTTCGATGCGGCGCTGGACAAGATCCTCAGCGAAGGCAGCGCCGAGGTGGACCTGGGCGGCAAACGGGTGGAGATCCGCAGGCATTTCGTGGAGGACCTCGAGAACGCCGACCTTACGGACTGCATCCGGCGGCTGCACAAGCCCCTGATGGTCCTGCACTCCCCCACGGACAACACCGTGGGCATCGAGAACGCCAGCACAATCTTCCAGACCGCCCGCCATCCGCGGAATTTCGTCTCCCTTGAAGGCAGCGACCACCTCCTGACCGGCAAGGGGCAGGCCGCGCGGGCCGCCAAGATTATCGCGGCGTGGGCCGACCAGTACCTCGACGCCGGACACTGA